Proteins co-encoded in one Setaria viridis chromosome 9, Setaria_viridis_v4.0, whole genome shotgun sequence genomic window:
- the LOC117836341 gene encoding metal transporter Nramp6 has product MAADNDAGAGEHAESSSPPASGAEGRALLRPSSFASAISDDEEGFEERAYEPAEKVVVSVSGDPDDEERLFYASGGRAPPFSWRKLWLFTGPGYLMSIAFVDPGNIEGDLQAGATAGGSLLWLLLWSTAMGLLVQLLAARLGVATGRHLAELCRDEYPDWARRALWLMAEVALVSADIQEVIGSAIAIKILSHGWLPIWAGVVITALDCFIFLSLENYGVRKLEALFAVLITTMACSFAWMFVETKPRGKDLIVGILVPKLNSRTIKQAVGLVGSVITPHNVFLHSALVQSRKIDPEKEYEVREALRYYSIESTMALVVPFMINLFVMIVFAKGFYGTKEADSIGLENAGKYLHEKFAGDFFPVLYIWGVGLLAAGTSSTITGTYAGQFIMGGFLNWRLKKWIRALITRSFAIVPTIIVALYFNTSDTALDVLNEWLNVLQSIQIPFSLIPLVTLVSKEEVMGVFKIGPRTKIASWTAASVPIIINSYMLLDFFSSAAEGLLSSSALCVAVVAYAMFILYLIFRGTEFSNHFATGVHKNTLA; this is encoded by the exons ATGGCCGCCGAcaacgacgccggcgccggagagcaCGCCGAGAGCagctcgccgcccgcctccggcGCCGAGGGGCGCGCCCTCCTCCGTCCCTCGTCGTTCGCCTCCGCCATCTCCGACGATGAGGAGGGCTTCGAAGAGCGCGCGTACGAGCCGGCCGAGAAGGTCGTCGTCTCCGTCTCCGGCGACCCCGACGACGAGGAGCGCCTCTTCTACGCCTCGgggggccgcgcgccgcccttcTCGTGGCGCAAGCTGTGGCTCTTCACGGGGCCCGGGTACCTGATGAGCATCGCGTTCGTGGACCCCGGGAACATCGAGGGCGACCTCCAGGCCggcgccacggccggcggcTCGCTGCTCTGGCTGCTCCTGTGGTCCACGGCAATGGGGCTGCTCGTGCAGCTGCTCGCCGCGCGCCTCGGGGTCGCCACGGGGAGGCACCTCGCCGAGCTCTGCCGCGACGAGTACCCGGACtgggcgcgccgcgcgctctGGCTCATGGCCGAGGTCGCCCTGGTCAGCGCCGACATCCAGGAGGTCATCGGGAGCGCCATCGCCATCAAGATCCTCAGCCACGGCTGGTTGCCGATTTGGGCCGGCGTTGTCATCACCGCATTGGATTG ctttatttttctttccctAGAGAACTATGGGGTGAGAAAATTGGAAGCTTTGTTTGCAGTTTTAATTACAACAATGGCCTGCTCCTTTGCATGGATGTTTGTAGAAACCAAGCCCAGAGGGAAAGACCTAATCGTTG GTATTCTGGTTCCAAAACTGAACTCAAGAACAATAAAACAAGCTGTTGGTCTTGTTGGAAGTGTTATCACACCCCATAATGTGTTCCTCCATTCTGCTCTTGTGCAATCAAGAAAAATTGATCCAGAAAAGGAATATGAAGTCCGTGAAGCGTTGAGGTACTATTCCATTGAATCCACCATGGCATTGGTAGTGCCCTTCATGATAAATTTATTTGTCATGATAGTTTTTGCAAAAGGGTTTTATGGTACCAAAGAAGCAGATAGTATTGGTCTTGAGAATGCTGGAAAATATTTACATGAGAAGTTTGCGGGTGATTTTTTCCCTGTCCTCTATATTTGGGGTGTTGGGCTATTAGCTGCTGGCACAAGTAGTACCATAACAGGAACTTATGCTGGACAGTTTATAATGGGTGGGTTTCTGAATTGGCGGTTGAAAAAATGGATCCGGGCATTAATCACTAGAAGCTTTGCAATCGTGCCAACTATAATTGTTGCTCTATACTTCAACACATCTGACACTGCATTAGATGTTCTCAATGAATGGCTCAATGTGCTCCAATCAATCCAGATCCCATTCTCACTAATCCCACTGGTAACTTTGGTTTCTAAGGAGGAAGTCATGGGAGTTTTCAAGATAGGTCCAAGAACAAAA ATTGCTTCTTGGACAGCTGCATCCGTTCCAATCATAATAAATAGCTACATGTTGTTGGATTTCTTCTCTTCAGCAGCGGAAGGACTGTTGTCTAGTTCAGCTCTCTGTGTGGCCGTGGTTGCTTATGCTATGTTCATATTGTATCTCATTTTCCGAGGCACGGAATTCTCTAACCATTTTGCGACAGGGGTACACAAGAACACCTTAGCGTGA
- the LOC117838410 gene encoding uncharacterized protein, with protein sequence MPIAYSLRAPPSAAQQRLRLLPPPPPPFAAAAPTGAGAARRRRAVGVAAASASPFDELHARGRPVHGPSKKSMLWNLIQDIEPLDLSVIQKDVAPETVDAMKRTISGMLGLLPSDQFRVVVEALWNPFFKLLVSSIMTGYTLRNAEYRLSFERNLELSEEDAECPKTDITEDNHHNINLGKPVTIFRLSEEDMPQDPGKSDEESSYENMVEELGDLTPQAEEYIIQMQSRLDAMKKELHDLRRKNSALQMQQFVGEEKNDLLDYLRSLTPEKVAELSESTCPGVQEAIHSVVHGLLATLSPKIHSKAPPPLENTSGGALNLGGEDDDCAELVENASLPFQPLISVPRDYLARLLFWCMLLGHYIRGLEYRLELAQLLRISSDVGSFANGDDHVV encoded by the exons ATGCCGATCGCCTACagcctccgcgcgccgccctccgccgcgcaGCAGCGCCTCAGGCTgctgccccctccgccgccgccgttcgcggcggcggcgccgacgggggccggggccgcccggcggaggagggcggTCGGGGTGGCGGCCGCCTCCGCGTCGCCCTTCGACGAGCTCCACGCGCGGGGGAGGCCCGTACATGGACCCTCCAAG AAATCCATGCTCTGGAACTTGATCCAGGATATAGAGCCCTTGGACCTAAGTGTCATTCAGAAAGATGTTGCTCCTGAAACAGTAGATGCAATGAAGAGGACCATATCTGGCATGTTGGGCCTGCTTCCATCTGATCAGTTCCGTGTCGTTGTAGAAGCCCTTTGGAATCCCTTCTTCAAGTTATTGGTATCTTCAATTATGACGGG GTATACTCTACGTAATGCTGAATACAGGCTTTCTTTTGAAAGAAACCTTGAACTGTCtgaagaagatgcagaatgTCCAAAAACTGATATCACAGAAGACAATCATCATAACATCAATTTGGGTAAACCTGTCACTATTTTTAGATTATCAGAAGAGGACATGCCCCAGGACCCTGGAAAAAGTGATGAAGAATCATCATATGAGAATATGGTAGAAGAGCTTGGTGACTTAACACCTCAAGCAGAAGAATACATTATTCAGATGCAATCTCGTTTGGATGCCATGAAAAAG GAGTTACATGACCTCAGGAGAAAGAATTCTGCCCTACAGATGCAACAGTTCGTTGGAGAGGAAAAAAATGACTTGCTGGACTATTTGAGATCACTAACACCAGAGAAG GTTGCTGAACTATCAGAGTCTACGTGTCCCGGCGTGCAAGAAGCAATTCATTCTGTGGTTCACGGTTTACTTGCTACTCTTTCCCCCAAGATACACTCAAAGGCCCCTCCGCCACTAGAGAACACTTCTGGGGGTGCCCTAAACTTAGGGGGTGAGGATGATGACTGTGCGGAGCTTGTTGAGAATGCTTCACTCCCGTTTCAGCCTCTAATATCTGTACCCCGTGATTATCTTGCACGTCTGCTCTTCTG GTGCATGCTGCTGGGTCACTACATCCGGGGTCTGGAGTACCGGTTAGAGCTGGCGCAGCTTCTTCGAATATCCAGTGATGTAGGTTCTTTCGCTAATGGTGATGATCATGTTGTTTGA
- the LOC117835267 gene encoding pentatricopeptide repeat-containing protein At3g15590, mitochondrial, producing the protein MALGLPTVAVRRIAITLCWNLKLIPAGRRHRHSLVVEELPHDVQQISHGHSDAKRVSIKRGYPQLQRKYLVGLLLDKRAYGSMIMAYIRADMLDKAEELIKEMEDQQIFAGKEVYRALLRAFSYKGDSDGAHRIFDAIQFARIVPATKLVNAYCLSNRMAEAVCVIRNMRSAGVTPCDKCIALVLGAYEKVDMLETALGFLTELEENGIAIGQEPSQLLAVWFRRLGVVHEVEQVLKEISEDMKTKQTIALLVEQRVYSTIPDSYVCLFALLVKQTSKHMNRE; encoded by the exons ATGGCGCTGGGACTCCCCACAGTGGCGGTACGTCGCATCGCTATCACCCTTTGCTGGAACCTGAAACTAATCCCGGCGGGGAGGCGTCACAGGCATAGCttagtggtggaggagctccccCATGACGTGCAGCAGATCTCGCATGGTcatagtgat GCAAAACGTGTTTCCATTAAACGTGGCTATCCTCAATTGCAAAGGAAATATTTGGTTGGCCTCCTGCTGGATAAGCGTGCATATGGTTCAATGATCATGGCATATATCAGGGCTGACATGCTGGACAAAGCAGAAGAGTTAATCAAAGAAATGGAGGATCAGCAGATCTTCGCAGGAAAGGAGGTCTACAGGGCGCTGCTGAGAGCCTTTTCATACAAAGGCGATTCAGATGGGGCACATCGGATTTTCGATGCCATACAGTTTGCAAGGATAGTGCCTGCCACGAAACTGGTGAATGCTTACTGTCTGTCCAATAGAATGGCAGAAGCTGTTTGTGTGATTCGAAATATGAGAAGTGCAGGAGTGACACCTTGCGACAAATGCATTGCCTTGGTACTAGGTGCTTATGAGAAGGTGGATATGCTAGAAACAGCACTGGGATTTTTGACCGAGCTCGAAGAAAACGGGATTGCAATTGGCCAAGAGCCCTCTCAGTTGCTTGCTGTGTGGTTCCGAAGGCTTGGGGTAGTTCATGAAGTCGAACAGGTTCTGAAGGAGATCTCAGAAGACATGAAGACCAAGCAAACAATTGCATTGTTGGTGGAACAGAGGGTATATAGCACAATTCCCGATTCATATGTTTGCTTGTTTGCATTGTTGGTGAAGCAAACAAGCAAACATATGAATCGGGAATAA